A part of Oryctolagus cuniculus chromosome 4, mOryCun1.1, whole genome shotgun sequence genomic DNA contains:
- the SON gene encoding protein SON isoform X5 encodes MAADIEQIFRSFVVSKFREIQQELSSGRSEGQLNGETNTPVEGNQAGDAAASARNLPNEEIVQKIEEVLSGVLDTELRCKPDLKEASRKSRCVSVQTDPTDEVPTKKSKKHKKHKNKKKKKKKEKEKKYKRQPEESESKPKSHNDGNIDLESDSFLKFDSESSAMALEPVRAFGLSETSESSAVLLEPPLVSMEVSEPHILETLKPATKTVELSVASTSVISEQSEQPVAGMLEPSTSKILDSFATAPVPATAVVPKSSEPVVTMSVEYQKSVLKSLENASTESSKMLVDPLGAKALEPPQTPGIASEAPAEVHPEPSTSTAMDFSESSATEVLSLPEQPVDVPSEMTESSVTRPQELMELPKTTALELPESSVASALELPGPPAISMPELQGPPVTPVLGLPGPSATPVPELPGPLSTPVPELPGPPVTPVPELPGPPVTPVPQLSQDLPGLPAPSMGLEPPQEVPEPPVMAQELPGLPAVSSAVELPGQPAVTVAMELTEQPVTTTELEHPVGMTTVEHPGHPEVTAATGLLGQPEATMVLELPGQPEATTALELPGQPSVTGVPELPGLPSATRALELSGQPVATGALELPGQLMATGALEFSGQSGAAGALELLGQPLATGVLELPGQPGAPELPGQPVATVALEISVQSVVTTSELSTMTVSQSLEVPSTTALESYNTVAQELPTTLVGETSVTVGVDPLLAQDSHMLASNTMEAHMLASNTMESQMLASNTMDSQMLASNTMDSQMLASSTMDSQMLASSTMDSQMLATSSMDSQMLATSTMDSQMLATSSMDSQMLATSSMDSQMLATSSMDSQMLATSSMDSQMLATSSMDSQMLATSSMDSQMLATSSMDSQMLASGTMDSQMLASGTMDAQMLASGTMDAQMLASSTQDSAMLGSKSPDPYRLAQDPYRLAQDPYRLGHDPYRLGHDAYRLGQDPYRLGHDPYRLTPDPYRMSPRPYRIAPRSYRIAPRPYRLAPRPLMLASRRSMMMSYAAERSMMSSYERSMMSYERSMMSPMAERSMMSAYERSMMSAYERSMMSPMAERSMMSAYERSMMSAYERSMMSPMADRSMMSMGADRSMMSSYSAADRSMMSSYSAADRSMMSSYTDRSMMSMAADSYTDTYTDTYTEAYMVPPLPPEEPPTMPPLPPEEPPMTPPLPPEEPPEGPALPAEDSALAAENTWPTEVPALPTEESVSQPEPPVSQSEISEPSAVPAHYSVSASESSVLTSEAVMTVPEPPLEPESSVTSTPRESAGVEQEVPERPVTETPMMSVEPAVLTAEPPVVSETAETLDSMRTSAHASELSVPLLEPAVTIPEPAENILELPAVAVSEAAAVAVQEPPAMVVAVPESPTTVVAVPESPAVAVLEPPPVAESEPQVVAVDPPAVIEPEHVTIPVSVSALEPTVPIVDPAVSVLQPAMIISEPSLSVQESTVTISESAVTISEQTEIISTEMVLESTPVILQSSVMSSSLVVKGMNLLSGDQSFAPEIGMQKIPLHSSEEPRAEGHLKSDSYESECSINTDLNTNNHLIAKEMEHSTVSAADTGPVGEIGEEKILPIKETEQCTVLDTNSGVNETDARGTLSSTGPLAVEPDAVETSKGTEYMTPSALGSVNKYDVDVSLTTQDTEHDMVISTSPSGGSEADIEGPLPAKDIHLDLASGNLSKDTEELLPVKESDQTLAVVVSPKESSGEDKEVPLPTKEIPDSGFPTNIEDINEADLVRPLLPKDMERLTSLRAGIEGPLLASEAERDKSAASPVVISIPERASESSSEEKDDYEIFVKVKDTHEKSKKKNRDKGEKEKKRDSSLRSRSKRSKSSEHKSRKRTSESRSRARKRSSKSKSHRSQTRSRSRSRRRRRSSRSRSKSRGRRSVSKEKRKRSPKHRSKSRERKRKRSSSRDNRKAVRARSRTPSRRSRSHTPSRRRRSRSVGRRRSFSVSPSRRSRTPSRRSRTPSRRSRTPSRRSRTPSRRSRTPSRRSRTPSRRSRTPSRRRRSRSVVRRRSFSISPVRLRRSRTPLRRRFSRSPIRRKRSRSSERGRSPKRLTDLDKAQLLEIAKANAAAMCAKAGVPLPPNLKPAPPPTIEEKVAKKSGGATIEELTEKCKQIAQSKEDDDVIVNKPHVSDEEEEEPPFYHHPFKLSEPKPIFFNLNIAAAKPTPPKSQVTLTKEFPVSSGSQHRKKEADSVYGEWVPVEKNGEENKDDDNVFSSNLPSEGRVKRQGRVRRQMKQPAASQLTVTRCNSLCGSKPQSEKHRIAEKSVITSLPNIGPSLHLWEGSPRYNYLASRFASRLYSSRFWW; translated from the exons ATGGCGGCCGACATCGAGCAGATTTTTAGGTCTTTCGTGGTCAGTAAATTCCGGGAAATCCAACAGGAGCTTTCCAG TGGAAGGAGTGAAGGCCAGCTAAATGGTGAAACAAATACACCTGTTGAAGGAAACCAGGCAGGTGATGCAGCTGCCTCTGCCAGGAATCTCCCAAATGAAGAAATAGTGCAGAAGATAGAAGAAGTCCTTTCTGGGGTCCTAGATACAGAACTACGATGTAAGCCAG aCTTGAAAGAGGCCTCCAGAAAAAGTAGATGTGTGTCTGTGCAGACAGATCCTACTGATGAAGTTCCCACCAAAAAATCAAAGAAGcataaaaagcacaaaaataaaaagaagaaaaagaagaaagaaaaggaaaaaaaatataaaagacagCCAGAAGAATCTGAATCAAAGCCGAAATCTCATAATGATGGGAACATAGATTTAGAATCAGAttcctttttaaagtttgattCTGAATCTTCAGCAATGGCACTGGAACCTGTGAGAGCATTTGGGCTATCTGAGACCAGTGAATCATCTGCAGTTTTGTTAGAACCTCCTTTAGTATCAATGGAGGTGTCAGAGCCGCACATCTTAGAAACTCTAAAGCCAGCTACAAAAACTGTAGAACTGTCAGTTGCATCAACATCAGTAATCTCAGAGCAGTCCGAGCAGCCTGTGGCAGGAATGCTGGAACCGTCCACATCAAAGATTCTGGATTCCTTTGCAACAGCACCAGTGCCTGCTACAGCAGTAGTGCCGAAGTCATCTGAGCCAGTTGTCACAATGTCAGTGGAGTATCAGAAGTCTGTGCTGAAATCTTTGGAGAATGCATCTACAGAGTCATCAAAGATGCTGGTAGACCCTCTAGGAGCAAAAGCCCTAGAGCCACCACAAACCCCTGGCATAGCATCTGAAGCACCTGCTGAGGTGCACCCTGAGCCAAGCACATCAACAGCAATGGATTTTTCAGAGTCATCTGCAACTGAAGTGCTTAGCTTGCCAGAGCAGCCTGTAGACGTACCATCGGAGATGACAGAGTCATCCGTGACAAGACCACAGGAGTTGATGGAGCTGCCTAAGACCACGGCGTTGGAGTTGCCGGAGTCGTCGGTGGCCTCAGCGCTGGAGTTGCCGGGGCCACCTGCGATCTCCATGCCGGAGTTGCAGGGGCCCCCTGTGACTCCAGTGCTGGGGTTACCTGGGCCCTCTGCTACCCCGGTGCCAGAGTTACCAGGGCCCCTCTCTACCCCAGTGCCTGAGTTGCCAGGGCCCCCTGTGACACCAGTGCCCGAGTTGCCGGGGCCCCCTGTGACACCAGTGCCACAGCTGTCACAGGACTTGCCAGGGCTTCCAGCACCATCTATGGGGTTGGAGCCACCACAGGAGGTACCAGAGCCACCTGTGATGGCACAGGAGTTGCCagggctgcctgcagtgtcatcCGCAGTAGAATTGCCAGGGCAGCCTGCCGTAACAGTAGCAATGGAGTTGACCGAACAACCTGTGACGACGACAGAGTTGGAGCATCCTGTGGGGATGACAACGGTGGAACATCCTGGGCATCCTGAGGTGACAGCAGCAACAGGGTTGCTGGGGCAGCCTGAGGCAACAATGGTGCTGGAGTTGCCAGGACAACCAGAGGCAACTACAGCCCTGGAGTTGCCTGGGCAGCCTTCAGTGACTGGGGTGCCGGAGTTGCCAGGGCTGCCTTCGGCAACTAGGGCACTGGAGTTGTCAGGGCAGCCTGTGGCAACTGGGGCACTTGAGTTGCCTGGGCAGCTCATGGCAACTGGGGCACTGGAGTTCTCGGGGCAGTCTGGGGCAGCTGGAGCACTGGAGCTTTTGGGGCAGCCTCTGGCAACAGGGGTGCTGGAGTTGCCAGGGCAGCCTGGGGCGCCAGAGTTGCCTGGGCAGCCTGTGGCAACTGTGGCGCTTGAGATCTCTGTTCAGTCTGTGGTGACAACGTCGGAGCTGTCAACGATGACCGTGTCGCAGTCCCTGGAGGTGCCCTCGACGACAGCGCTGGAATCCTATAATACGGTAGCACAGGAGCTGCCTACTACATTAGTGGGGGAGACTTCTGTAACAGTAGGAGTGGATCCCTTGTTGGCCCAAGATTCCCATATGTTAGCTTCTAACACCATGGAGGCCCATATGTTAGCATCCAACACCATGGAATCCCAAATGCTAGCGTCCAATACCATGGACTCCCAGATGCTAGCATCCAACACCATGGACTCCCAGATGCTAGCCTCTAGCACCATGGACTCCCAGATGTTAGCCTCTAGCACTATGGACTCCCAGATGTTAGCCACTAGCTCCATGGACTCCCAGATGCTAGCTACTAGCACTATGGACTCCCAGATGTTAGCAACCAGCTCCATGGACTCCCAGATGTTAGCAACCAGCTCCATGGACTCCCAGATGTTAGCAACCAGCTCCATGGACTCCCAGATGTTAGCAACCAGCTCCATGGACTCCCAGATGTTAGCAACCAGCTCCATGGACTCCCAGATGTTAGCAACCAGCTCTATGGATTCCCAGATGTTAGCAACCAGCTCTATGGATTCCCAGATGTTAGCATCTGGCACTATGGATTCTCAGATGTTAGCTTCCGGCACCATGGACGCTCAGATGTTAGCATCTGGTACCATGGATGCCCAGATGTTAGCATCTAGTACCCAAGATTCTGCTATGTTGGGTTCAAAATCTCCTGATCCCTATAGGTTAGCACAGGATCCTTACAGATTAGCTCAAGATCCCTATAGGTTGGGTCATGACCCTTACAGGTTAGGTCATGATGCTTACAGGTTAGGACAAGATCCCTATAGATTAGGGCATGATCCATATAGACTAACTCCTGATCCCTATAGGATGTCACCTAGACCCTATAGAATAGCTCCCAGGTCTTATAGAATAGCACCTAGACCATACAGGTTAGCACCTAGACCCTTGATGTTGGCATCTAGACGGTCTATGATGATGTCCTATGCTGCAGAACGTTCCATGATGTCATCTTACGAACGCTCTATGATGTCTTACGAGCGCTCCATGATGTCACCTATGGCTGAGCGATCTATGATGTCAGCCTATGAGCGCTCTATGATGTCAGCTTATGAGCGCTCTATGATGTCTCCTATGGCTGAACGCTCTATGATGTCAGCTTATGAACGCTCTATGATGTCCGCTTATGAGCGTTCCATGATGTCCCCGATGGCTGATCGATCTATGATGTCCATGGGTGCGGACCGGTCCATGATGTCGTCGTACTCTGCTGCTGACCGATCTATGATGTCATCGTACTCTGCAGCTGACCGATCTATGATGTCATCTTACACTGACCGTTCAATGATGTCTATGGCAGCTGATTCTTACACTGATACTTATACTGATACATATACAGAGGCATATATGGTGCCACCTTTGCCTCCTGAAGAGCCTCCAACAATGCCACCATTGCCACCTGAGGAGCCACCAATGACACCACCATTGCCTCCTGAGGAACCACCAGAGGGTCCAGCATTACCTGCTGAGGACTCAGCATTAGCAGCTGAAAATACATGGCCTACAGAGGTGCCAGCATTACCTACTGAAGAGTCTGTGTCACAGCCTGAGCCTCCTGTGAGTCAGAGTGAGATCTCAGAGCCTTCAGCGGTCCCTGCTCATTATTCAGTGTCAGCATCAGAGTCCTCAGTGTTAACATCAGAGGCTGTCATGACTGTTCCAGAACCACCACTGGAGCCAGAGTCTTCAGTTACATCCACACCTAGAGAGTCTGCTGGAGTAGAACAGGAAGTTCCAGAGAGACCAGTGACTGAAACTCCCATGATGTCAGTGGAACCAGCTGTGTTAACAGCAGAGCCTCCTGTTGTATCCGAGACAGCAGAAACATTAGATTCCATGAGAACCTCAGCACATGCCTCAGAATTATCTGTGCCCTTGTTGGAGCCAGCAGTAACTATACCAGAACCAGCAGAGAACATTCTGGAGTTACCAGCCGTGGCTGTCTCAGAGGCTGCAGCGGTGGCTGTCCAGGAGCCTCCTGCCATGGTTGTGGCTGTCCCAGAGTCTCCTACCACGGTTGTGGCTGTCCCAGAATCTCCAGCTGTGGCTGTCTTGGAGCCGCCTCCTGTGGCTGAATCAGAACCGCAGGTTGTAGCTGTCGACCCTCCAGCTGTGATTGAGCCAGAGCATGTCACCATTCCAGTGTCAGTTTCTGCCCTGGAGCCTACTGTGCCTATTGTGGACCCGGCAGTGTCAGTCCTTCAACCTGCTATGATTATTTCAGAACCATCTCTTTCTGTCCAAGAATCCACTGTGACAATTTCAGAATCTGCTGTCACTATTTCAGAGCAGACGGAAATAATATCGACCGAGATGGTTTTAGAGTCTACACCAGTAATATTGCAGTCTAGTGTTATGTCTTCATCACTTGTTGTGAAAGGGATGAATTTACTTTCTGGTGATCAAAGTTTTGCTCCGGAGATTGGCATGCAGAAGATCCCATTGCATTCAAGTGAAGAGCCGCGTGCTGAAGGACACCTGAAAAGTGACTCTTACGAAAGTGAATGTAGTATAAATACAGACCTTAATACAAATAATCACTTAATTGCTAAAGAGATGGAACATAGTACAGTGTCTGCTGCTGACACTGGTCCTGTTGGTGAAATTGGTGAAGAGAAAATTTTGCCCATCAAGGAGACTGAACAATGTACAGTATTGGATACTAACTCTGGTGTTAATGAAACTGATGCAAGAGGAACTCTGTCTTCTACTGGTCCTTTGGCTGTGGAACCTGACGCAGTGGAAACTAGTAAGGGTACTGAATATATGACACCATCTGCTCTCGGTTCAGTTAATAAGTATGATGTTGATGTATCTTTAACTACTCAAGATACTGAGCATGACATGGTCATTTCCACGAGCCCCAGTGGTGGTAGTGAAGCTGACATAGAGGGACCTTTGCCTGCTAAAGACATTCATCTTGATTTAGCATCTGGTAATCTTAGTAAAGATACAGAAGAACTGTTACCTGTAAAAGAGAGCGACCAGACATTAGCAGTTGTTGTCAGCCCTAAAGAAAGTAGTGGGGAAGATAAAGAGGTACCTCTCCCTACTAAAGAGATACCTGATTCAGGATTTCCTACAAATATTGAGGATATTAATGAAGCAGATTTGGTGAGACCATTACTTCCCAAGGACATGGAACGTCTTACAAGCCTTAGAGCTGGCATTGAAGGACCTTTACTTGCAAGTGAGGCTGAACGTGACAAATCTGCTGCCAGTCCAGTTGTAATTAGTATACCAGAAAGAGCTTCGGAGTCATCTTCAGAAGAAAAAGATGATTATGAGATTTTTGTTAAAGTTAAGGACACACatgagaaaagcaagaaaaagaaccGTGACAAaggtgaaaaagagaaaaaaagagattcttCATTAAGATCTCGGAGTAAACGTTCCAAATCATCTGAACATAAATCACGCAAGCGTACTAGTGAATCTCGTTCTAGGGCAAGGAAGAGGTCTTCTAAGTCCAAGTCTCATCGATCTCAAACACGTTCACGGTCACGGTCAAGacgcaggaggaggagcagcaggtctAGATCAAAGTCTAGAGGAAGGCGATCTGTATCAAAAGAAAAGCGCAAAAGGTCTCCAAAGCACAGATCTAAATccagggaaaggaaaagaaaaagatcaaGCTCAAGGGACAACCGGAAAGCAGTCCGAGCTCGAAGTCGCACTCCAAGTCGCAGGAGTCGCAGTCACACTCCGAGCCGTAGGAGGAGGTCTAGATCCGTGGGTAGAAGAAGGAGTTTCAGTGTTTCCCCCAGTAGACGGAGCCGCACCCCCAGCCGACGGAGCCGCACCCCCAGCCGAAGGAGCCGCACCCCCAGCCGACGGAGTCGCACCCCCAGCCGACGGAGCCGCACCCCCAGCCGACGGAGCCGTACCCCCAGCCGACGGAGCCGCACTCCTAGCCGTCGAAGAAGATCTAGGTCTGTGGTGAGAAGACGAAGCTTCAGTATATCACCAGTCAGATTAAGGCGATCAAGAACGCCTCTGAGAAGAAGGTTTAGTAGATCTCCTATCCGTCGTAAAAGGTCCAGGTCTTCTGAAAGGGGCAGATCACCCAAACGTCTAACAGATTTGG ATAAGGCTCAATTACTTGAAATAGCCAAAGCTAATGCAGCTGCCATGTGTGCTAAGGCTGGTGTTCCTTTACCGCCAAACCTAAAGCCTGCACCTCCACCTACAATAGAAGAGAAAGTTGCTAAAAAGTCAGGAGGAGCTACTATAGAAGAACTAACTGAG aaatgcaaacagaTTGCACAGAGTAAAGAAGATGATGATGTAATAGTGAACAAACCTCATGTTTCggatgaagaggaagaagaaccTCCTTTTTATCATCATCCCTTTAAGCTCAGTGAACCCAAACCCATTTTTTTCAATCTGAAT ATTGCTGCAGCAAAACCAACTCCACCAAAAAGCCAAGTAACATTAACTAAAGAATTTCCCGTTTCATCTGGATCTCAACATcgaaagaaagaagcagacagTGTTTATGGAGAGTGGGTTCCTGTAGAGAAGAATGGTGAAGAAAACAAAGATGATGATAATGTTTTCAGCAGCAATTTGCCCTCAGAG GGCCGGGTTAAACGGCAGGGCCGGGTTAGACGACAGATGAAACAACCCGCAGCTTCTCAGTTGACAGTAACTCGATGCAATTCACTTTGTGGGAGCAAGCCACAAAGTGAAAAGCATCGAATTGCAGAGAAAAGTGTTATCACATCCCTACCCAACATTGGGCCCTCCTTGCACTTGTGGGAAGGTAGCCCGAGGTATAACTATTTAGCTTCCCGTTTCGCTTCAAGGCTTTATAGCTCTAGATTTTGGTGGTAG